From one Streptomyces sp. Q6 genomic stretch:
- the ehuB gene encoding ectoine/hydroxyectoine ABC transporter substrate-binding protein EhuB: MAPPTEIRTQETGNERSVRRRSLLVGAGALGAVGALGAAGCSRVPEGDTLARLKGQGTVRLGIAGEVPYGYIDDSGEFTGEAVELAKVIFKRLGVGHVQPVATDFASLIPGLNTQQFDVVSAGMYINKERCQQVIFADPEYQMLDSFIVRKGNPKNLHDYADCVKAKAKIGTGTGYAEIGYAVEAGYKESDIVILQDQVAGLNAVESGRIDVFAGTALTTREVTKKSHKAESTEPFAPLVGGKKHVDGGGFTFRPTDTKLRDAFNVEIHKMKKSGELFRILQPFGFTKAEMTTLTAKELCR; this comes from the coding sequence ATGGCTCCACCAACAGAGATACGTACGCAGGAGACAGGGAACGAACGATCCGTACGCAGACGCTCACTGCTCGTCGGCGCGGGAGCGCTCGGCGCGGTCGGTGCCCTGGGGGCGGCGGGATGCAGCCGGGTGCCGGAGGGTGACACGCTGGCCCGGCTCAAGGGGCAGGGCACGGTGCGTCTGGGCATCGCGGGAGAGGTGCCGTACGGGTACATCGATGACAGTGGGGAGTTCACCGGAGAGGCGGTGGAACTGGCCAAGGTCATCTTCAAACGGCTCGGAGTCGGCCATGTCCAGCCCGTGGCCACCGACTTCGCCTCCCTCATCCCCGGCCTGAACACGCAGCAGTTCGACGTCGTGTCCGCCGGGATGTACATCAACAAGGAGCGCTGCCAGCAGGTCATCTTCGCGGATCCCGAGTACCAGATGCTGGACTCGTTCATCGTCCGCAAGGGCAACCCGAAGAACCTGCACGACTACGCGGACTGCGTGAAGGCCAAGGCGAAGATCGGGACCGGCACCGGGTACGCCGAGATCGGGTACGCCGTCGAGGCCGGGTACAAGGAGTCGGACATCGTGATCCTCCAGGATCAGGTGGCCGGTCTGAACGCGGTCGAGTCGGGCCGTATCGACGTCTTCGCGGGCACGGCCCTGACCACGCGCGAGGTCACCAAGAAGAGCCACAAGGCGGAGAGCACCGAGCCGTTCGCCCCGCTCGTCGGCGGCAAGAAGCACGTCGACGGCGGCGGCTTCACCTTCCGGCCGACCGACACGAAGCTGCGTGACGCCTTCAACGTCGAGATCCACAAGATGAAGAAGAGCGGCGAGCTGTTCCGGATCCTCCAGCCCTTCGGCTTCACCAAGGCGGAGATGACGACGCTGACCGCCAAGGAGCTGTGCCGATGA
- a CDS encoding DUF3830 family protein, translating to MAANAANPDRYIHITLAKRGVSCTAKLLDDRAPLTCAAVWDALPLVSDVYHAKYARNEIYALFPAFAEQEPPLENPTVTPIPGDLCYFSFNGTQLGTQSYGYGGGASLAAGAPVIDLALFYERNNLLLNGDVGWVPGIVWGQVVEGLEEMATACQDLWRAGAVGETLGFSRV from the coding sequence ATGGCTGCGAATGCTGCGAATCCGGACCGGTACATTCACATCACTCTGGCGAAAAGGGGGGTTTCCTGTACGGCGAAACTCCTCGACGATCGGGCGCCGTTGACCTGTGCGGCGGTCTGGGACGCGCTCCCGCTCGTCTCCGACGTGTACCACGCCAAATACGCGCGCAACGAGATCTACGCCCTGTTCCCGGCATTCGCGGAACAGGAACCACCGCTGGAGAATCCGACGGTCACGCCCATTCCGGGTGACCTCTGCTATTTCTCCTTCAACGGAACGCAGTTGGGCACCCAGTCGTACGGCTACGGCGGCGGCGCCTCCCTCGCGGCCGGCGCCCCCGTGATCGACCTGGCGCTCTTCTACGAGCGCAACAACCTCCTCCTCAACGGCGACGTCGGCTGGGTCCCGGGCATCGTGTGGGGCCAGGTCGTGGAGGGCCTGGAGGAGATGGCGACCGCGTGCCAGGACCTGTGGCGCGCGGGCGCGGTGGGCGAGACGCTCGGCTTCAGCCGCGTCTAG
- a CDS encoding amidase: MTTELTGLTAQELVDGYRKGEFGPVDATRAVLARIEETEPALNAFVRIDAAGALAEAEASTRRWRRGEPQGLVDGVPVTVKDILLQRGAPTLRGSKSSRTDGTWTQDAPSVARLREHGAVFVGKTTTPEFGWKGVTDSPLSGVTRNPYDTSRTSGGSSGGSAAAVAVGAGPLSLGTDGGGSVRIPAAFCGIFGLKPTYGRVPLYPASAFGTLAHVGPMTRSAADAALMMDVISGPDPRDWSGLAPAPGSFLDGLSGGVRGLRVAFSPSLGGQVAVRPDVAARVRDAVSRLAGLGAYVEEVDPDFSDPVEAFHTLWFSGAARVTQQLSASQKELLDPGLKEICARGARYSALDYLAAVDARMELGRRMGAFHSTYEVLITPSLPITAFEAGAEVPRGSGLRRWTGWTPFTYPFNLTQQPAASVPVGRDRDGLPVGLQVVAARHADALVLRVAHALYEAGVAGTEPVALG, translated from the coding sequence ATGACGACCGAGCTCACCGGACTGACCGCGCAGGAACTCGTCGACGGCTACCGCAAGGGCGAGTTCGGCCCCGTCGACGCCACCCGGGCCGTCCTCGCCCGGATCGAGGAGACCGAGCCCGCGCTGAACGCGTTCGTGCGGATCGACGCGGCGGGCGCCCTCGCCGAGGCGGAGGCGAGCACCCGGCGATGGCGGCGCGGTGAGCCGCAGGGCCTGGTGGACGGCGTGCCGGTGACGGTGAAGGACATCCTGTTGCAGCGCGGCGCACCGACCCTGCGGGGCTCGAAGTCATCGCGTACGGACGGCACGTGGACGCAGGACGCGCCGTCCGTGGCCCGGCTCAGGGAGCACGGCGCGGTGTTCGTCGGGAAGACGACGACGCCCGAGTTCGGCTGGAAGGGCGTCACCGACTCGCCGTTGTCGGGGGTGACGCGCAATCCGTACGACACCTCGCGCACGTCCGGCGGGTCGAGCGGTGGCAGCGCGGCGGCCGTCGCGGTGGGCGCGGGGCCGCTGTCGCTGGGCACGGACGGCGGGGGTTCGGTGCGCATCCCCGCCGCGTTCTGCGGGATCTTCGGCCTGAAACCGACGTACGGGCGGGTGCCGCTGTATCCGGCGTCGGCGTTCGGGACGCTGGCGCACGTGGGGCCGATGACGCGCAGCGCGGCCGACGCGGCGCTGATGATGGACGTGATCTCGGGGCCCGACCCGCGCGACTGGTCCGGGCTCGCGCCCGCGCCCGGGAGCTTCCTGGACGGGCTGAGCGGCGGGGTGCGCGGGCTGCGGGTGGCCTTCTCGCCGTCGCTCGGCGGCCAGGTGGCGGTGCGGCCGGATGTCGCGGCGCGGGTGCGGGACGCCGTCTCGCGCCTCGCCGGACTCGGGGCGTACGTCGAGGAGGTCGACCCCGACTTCTCCGATCCGGTCGAGGCGTTCCACACGCTGTGGTTCAGCGGCGCGGCACGGGTGACGCAGCAACTGTCCGCGTCCCAGAAGGAGTTGCTCGACCCGGGGCTGAAGGAGATCTGTGCGCGCGGGGCGCGGTACAGCGCGCTCGACTATCTCGCGGCGGTGGACGCGCGGATGGAGCTCGGGCGGCGGATGGGGGCCTTCCACTCGACGTACGAGGTGCTGATCACGCCGTCGCTGCCGATCACGGCGTTCGAGGCGGGGGCGGAGGTGCCGCGGGGCTCGGGGCTTCGGCGGTGGACGGGGTGGACTCCGTTCACGTATCCGTTCAACCTGACGCAGCAGCCCGCGGCGAGCGTTCCCGTCGGACGGGACCGGGACGGGCTGCCGGTGGGGCTCCAGGTCGTGGCCGCCCGGCATGCGGACGCGCTGGTGTTGCGGGTCGCGCACGCGCTGTACGAGGCGGGGGTCGCCGGGACGGAGCCGGTCGCTCTCGGCTAG
- a CDS encoding D-2-hydroxyacid dehydrogenase: MSEGFHVSTQESGVSLRSDFPAVPTVLVLDAAPSEPAPRLGSLTGRARILHASGVADLRDQLPSADVLLVWDIFSDAVREAWPAADGDARPRWVHTASAGVDRLMFPELIDSDTQLTNARGVFDQPIAEYVAALVLAMGKDLPRTLALQAERTWRHRESQRIAGTRACVVGSGPIGQAIVKQLKALGITTALVGRRPRTGIHGPADLDRLLARADWVVCAAPLTDDTRGMFDARRFGVMQPAARFINVGRGALVVESDLVAALEKRWIAGAALDVFEHEPLAPDSPLWTTPGLIVSPHMSGDTVGWRDELGRQFLELYGRWESGRTLMNVVDKKRGYVPGN, from the coding sequence ATGTCAGAAGGGTTCCATGTGTCTACCCAGGAAAGCGGAGTTTCGTTGCGAAGCGATTTCCCTGCCGTTCCGACCGTGCTCGTCCTGGACGCCGCGCCGTCCGAGCCGGCGCCTCGCCTCGGCAGCCTGACCGGCCGCGCCCGGATCCTGCACGCGTCGGGCGTCGCCGACCTTCGCGATCAACTCCCTTCCGCCGACGTGCTGTTGGTGTGGGACATCTTCTCCGATGCCGTACGGGAGGCCTGGCCCGCCGCGGACGGTGACGCGCGGCCGCGCTGGGTGCACACGGCGAGCGCGGGCGTGGACCGGCTGATGTTCCCCGAACTCATCGACTCCGACACGCAGTTGACGAACGCGCGGGGCGTCTTCGACCAGCCGATCGCCGAGTACGTGGCCGCGCTCGTCCTCGCGATGGGCAAGGACCTCCCCCGCACGCTCGCCCTCCAGGCGGAGCGCACCTGGCGCCACCGCGAGTCGCAGCGCATCGCGGGGACCCGGGCCTGTGTGGTCGGCTCCGGCCCCATCGGGCAGGCGATCGTCAAGCAGCTCAAGGCCCTGGGGATCACCACGGCCCTGGTGGGGCGCAGGCCGCGCACCGGGATCCACGGCCCCGCCGACCTCGACCGGCTCCTCGCGCGCGCCGACTGGGTGGTGTGCGCGGCGCCGCTGACCGACGACACGCGCGGCATGTTCGACGCGCGCCGGTTCGGCGTGATGCAGCCGGCGGCGCGCTTCATCAACGTAGGACGAGGGGCGCTGGTCGTGGAGTCCGACCTGGTGGCGGCGCTGGAGAAGCGGTGGATCGCGGGCGCCGCGCTCGACGTCTTCGAGCACGAGCCGCTCGCGCCGGACTCCCCGCTGTGGACGACTCCGGGGCTGATCGTGTCGCCGCACATGAGCGGGGACACGGTGGGCTGGCGCGATGAACTGGGGCGCCAGTTCCTGGAGTTGTACGGGCGCTGGGAGAGCGGGCGGACGCTGATGAATGTAGTCGACAAGAAACGTGGGTATGTCCCCGGGAACTGA
- a CDS encoding maleate cis-trans isomerase family protein, with protein MDVSFLGGPQPQRGVGVVAPFDFALDRELWRWVPDEISLHLTRTPFVPVEVSLDLARLVSEHETLGEAVRALGAAEPEVLAYACTSGSFVGGIAGERAMCEAMRRSGELPALTTSGALLDALAELGARRIALVTPYTRSVTESLEEYLAEAGIVVTGRAYLGLTRHIWKVPYRDVAAMAREAVRGEADALFISCTNLPTYDVIPQLEAELRMPVISANQVTMWAALARLGTRAVGPYQALLDPAARHQWPLPGTPGLPGTGLPGLPELPEGQEGWA; from the coding sequence ATGGACGTCTCTTTTCTGGGGGGACCGCAGCCGCAGCGCGGCGTGGGCGTCGTCGCACCGTTCGACTTCGCCCTGGACCGCGAACTGTGGCGGTGGGTACCCGACGAGATCTCCCTCCACCTCACCCGCACCCCGTTCGTCCCGGTCGAGGTCAGCCTCGACCTGGCGCGCCTGGTCAGCGAGCACGAGACGCTCGGCGAGGCCGTACGGGCCCTGGGCGCCGCGGAACCCGAAGTCCTCGCGTACGCCTGTACCTCCGGCAGTTTCGTCGGCGGCATCGCCGGTGAACGCGCCATGTGCGAGGCGATGCGCAGGTCCGGCGAACTACCGGCCCTGACCACGTCGGGCGCGCTCCTCGACGCGCTCGCCGAACTGGGCGCCCGACGGATCGCCCTGGTCACGCCCTATACGCGCTCGGTCACGGAATCCCTGGAGGAGTACCTCGCCGAGGCGGGCATCGTCGTCACCGGGCGCGCCTACCTCGGACTGACCCGGCACATCTGGAAGGTCCCGTACCGGGACGTCGCCGCCATGGCCCGCGAGGCCGTGCGCGGCGAGGCCGACGCGCTGTTCATCAGCTGCACGAACCTGCCCACGTACGACGTCATCCCGCAGCTGGAGGCCGAACTGCGGATGCCCGTGATCTCGGCGAATCAGGTCACGATGTGGGCAGCGCTCGCGCGACTGGGTACGCGTGCCGTGGGGCCGTACCAGGCGCTGCTGGATCCGGCGGCGCGGCACCAGTGGCCCCTGCCAGGTACGCCAGGGCTGCCCGGGACAGGGCTGCCGGGTCTCCCGGAACTTCCGGAGGGCCAGGAAGGATGGGCATAG